A single window of Nicotiana sylvestris chromosome 3, ASM39365v2, whole genome shotgun sequence DNA harbors:
- the LOC104213154 gene encoding two-component response regulator-like APRR7 isoform X3 encodes MGSNISEYDLGGEGDLFKAPQPIIEEPLMGLDPMTAAISMISCAEDAISPQGLKVSDLETSFENEQLLSEVFYECKKDLFDKDAIDIPFSEVLDMKIPIVKADENLTADENLVSQVSFQKSISSGSLTSMDWIHGASMRPNFIDFGGMDFGAVYGMRRAYSEGDIKTLGNGNINLIHSPLGQPQIVGCSTSEIRKEKLSRYRSKKNKRNFGRKIKYACRKALADSQPRIRGRFAKTEESDTSKKH; translated from the exons ATG GGATCCAACATATCGGAATATGACCTCGGGGGAGAAGGGGATCTCTTTAAAGCTCCACAACCAATTATTGAAGAACCATTGATGGGCCTTGATCCTATGACTGCTGCTATTTCAATGATTTCTTGTGCAGAAGATGCCATCTCGCCGCAAGGACTCAAAGTTTCGGATCTAGAAACTTCGTTTGAGAATGAACAACTCCTGAGTGAAGTTTTCTATGAATGCAAAAAAGACCTATTTGACAAAGATGCAATTGATATACCGTTCTCTGAAGTCTTGGACATGAAAATTCCTATTGTGAAGGCCGACGAAAACCTGACTGCAGATGAGAACTTGGTTTCTCAAGTATCTTTCCAGAAAAGTATTAGTTCAGGGTCTTTAACCTCCATGGATTGGATACACGGGGCTTCAATGAGGCCCAATTTTATAGATTTTGGTGGAATGGACTTTGGAGCTGTTTATGGTATGCGAAGAGCATACAGTGAAGGAGACATAAAG ACTCTGGGTAATGGCAACATAAATTTGATCCATTCTCCACTGGGTCAACCACAGATTGTCGGATGCTCCACTTCTGAAATTCGCAAGGAAAAGCTCTCCAGATACCGGAGCAAGAAGAATAAAAGGAATTTTGGCAGAAAAATCAAG TATGCTTGCAGGAAGGCATTGGCTGATAGTCAACCAAGGATCCGTGGAAGGTTTGCCAAGACCGAAGAAAGCGACACATCGAAGAAGCATTAA
- the LOC104213154 gene encoding zinc finger protein CO3 isoform X4 gives MGLDPMTAAISMISCAEDAISPQGLKVSDLETSFENEQLLSEVFYECKKDLFDKDAIDIPFSEVLDMKIPIVKADENLTADENLVSQVSFQKSISSGSLTSMDWIHGASMRPNFIDFGGMDFGAVYGMRRAYSEGDIKTLGNGNINLIHSPLGQPQIVGCSTSEIRKEKLSRYRSKKNKRNFGRKIKYACRKALADSQPRIRGRFAKTEESDTSKKH, from the exons ATGGGCCTTGATCCTATGACTGCTGCTATTTCAATGATTTCTTGTGCAGAAGATGCCATCTCGCCGCAAGGACTCAAAGTTTCGGATCTAGAAACTTCGTTTGAGAATGAACAACTCCTGAGTGAAGTTTTCTATGAATGCAAAAAAGACCTATTTGACAAAGATGCAATTGATATACCGTTCTCTGAAGTCTTGGACATGAAAATTCCTATTGTGAAGGCCGACGAAAACCTGACTGCAGATGAGAACTTGGTTTCTCAAGTATCTTTCCAGAAAAGTATTAGTTCAGGGTCTTTAACCTCCATGGATTGGATACACGGGGCTTCAATGAGGCCCAATTTTATAGATTTTGGTGGAATGGACTTTGGAGCTGTTTATGGTATGCGAAGAGCATACAGTGAAGGAGACATAAAG ACTCTGGGTAATGGCAACATAAATTTGATCCATTCTCCACTGGGTCAACCACAGATTGTCGGATGCTCCACTTCTGAAATTCGCAAGGAAAAGCTCTCCAGATACCGGAGCAAGAAGAATAAAAGGAATTTTGGCAGAAAAATCAAG TATGCTTGCAGGAAGGCATTGGCTGATAGTCAACCAAGGATCCGTGGAAGGTTTGCCAAGACCGAAGAAAGCGACACATCGAAGAAGCATTAA
- the LOC104213154 gene encoding zinc finger protein CONSTANS-LIKE 10 isoform X1: MYAETGLMFPYFQTFPSEVQQFEDFCSSHEPNASMGSNISEYDLGGEGDLFKAPQPIIEEPLMGLDPMTAAISMISCAEDAISPQGLKVSDLETSFENEQLLSEVFYECKKDLFDKDAIDIPFSEVLDMKIPIVKADENLTADENLVSQVSFQKSISSGSLTSMDWIHGASMRPNFIDFGGMDFGAVYGMRRAYSEGDIKTLGNGNINLIHSPLGQPQIVGCSTSEIRKEKLSRYRSKKNKRNFGRKIKYACRKALADSQPRIRGRFAKTEESDTSKKH, translated from the exons atgtatGCAGAGACAGGGCTAATGTTCCCTTATTTTCAGACTTTCCCTTCTGAAGTTCAACAATTTGAAGACTTCTGTTCCTCTCACGAACCTAATGCGTCAATG GGATCCAACATATCGGAATATGACCTCGGGGGAGAAGGGGATCTCTTTAAAGCTCCACAACCAATTATTGAAGAACCATTGATGGGCCTTGATCCTATGACTGCTGCTATTTCAATGATTTCTTGTGCAGAAGATGCCATCTCGCCGCAAGGACTCAAAGTTTCGGATCTAGAAACTTCGTTTGAGAATGAACAACTCCTGAGTGAAGTTTTCTATGAATGCAAAAAAGACCTATTTGACAAAGATGCAATTGATATACCGTTCTCTGAAGTCTTGGACATGAAAATTCCTATTGTGAAGGCCGACGAAAACCTGACTGCAGATGAGAACTTGGTTTCTCAAGTATCTTTCCAGAAAAGTATTAGTTCAGGGTCTTTAACCTCCATGGATTGGATACACGGGGCTTCAATGAGGCCCAATTTTATAGATTTTGGTGGAATGGACTTTGGAGCTGTTTATGGTATGCGAAGAGCATACAGTGAAGGAGACATAAAG ACTCTGGGTAATGGCAACATAAATTTGATCCATTCTCCACTGGGTCAACCACAGATTGTCGGATGCTCCACTTCTGAAATTCGCAAGGAAAAGCTCTCCAGATACCGGAGCAAGAAGAATAAAAGGAATTTTGGCAGAAAAATCAAG TATGCTTGCAGGAAGGCATTGGCTGATAGTCAACCAAGGATCCGTGGAAGGTTTGCCAAGACCGAAGAAAGCGACACATCGAAGAAGCATTAA
- the LOC104213154 gene encoding uncharacterized protein isoform X2, translating into MVYGINICQGSNISEYDLGGEGDLFKAPQPIIEEPLMGLDPMTAAISMISCAEDAISPQGLKVSDLETSFENEQLLSEVFYECKKDLFDKDAIDIPFSEVLDMKIPIVKADENLTADENLVSQVSFQKSISSGSLTSMDWIHGASMRPNFIDFGGMDFGAVYGMRRAYSEGDIKTLGNGNINLIHSPLGQPQIVGCSTSEIRKEKLSRYRSKKNKRNFGRKIKYACRKALADSQPRIRGRFAKTEESDTSKKH; encoded by the exons ATGGTGTATGGTATTAACATATGTCAG GGATCCAACATATCGGAATATGACCTCGGGGGAGAAGGGGATCTCTTTAAAGCTCCACAACCAATTATTGAAGAACCATTGATGGGCCTTGATCCTATGACTGCTGCTATTTCAATGATTTCTTGTGCAGAAGATGCCATCTCGCCGCAAGGACTCAAAGTTTCGGATCTAGAAACTTCGTTTGAGAATGAACAACTCCTGAGTGAAGTTTTCTATGAATGCAAAAAAGACCTATTTGACAAAGATGCAATTGATATACCGTTCTCTGAAGTCTTGGACATGAAAATTCCTATTGTGAAGGCCGACGAAAACCTGACTGCAGATGAGAACTTGGTTTCTCAAGTATCTTTCCAGAAAAGTATTAGTTCAGGGTCTTTAACCTCCATGGATTGGATACACGGGGCTTCAATGAGGCCCAATTTTATAGATTTTGGTGGAATGGACTTTGGAGCTGTTTATGGTATGCGAAGAGCATACAGTGAAGGAGACATAAAG ACTCTGGGTAATGGCAACATAAATTTGATCCATTCTCCACTGGGTCAACCACAGATTGTCGGATGCTCCACTTCTGAAATTCGCAAGGAAAAGCTCTCCAGATACCGGAGCAAGAAGAATAAAAGGAATTTTGGCAGAAAAATCAAG TATGCTTGCAGGAAGGCATTGGCTGATAGTCAACCAAGGATCCGTGGAAGGTTTGCCAAGACCGAAGAAAGCGACACATCGAAGAAGCATTAA